CCAATACGCCATGTTTTGTTTGCTTCTTCTGATGTGCTTTGGCGATAAGCTAGACAAGAAGCAAATCAAGGAAATTGAATTCATTCATCAGAAGAATCTATTGAATTTTCATCGGTTTAACGTACTCAATTTCTGGCCCCGATTGATGAAGATCCTGATGCGTTGGCAGGAATTTCACGAGCTTAATCAAGAAACGGAGAATGTTCTTTTGCCTCTAATCAGGGCAAGAAAAGAATCGAGAAATTCAGATTCTAACGACGAGCATGTGTCATCATATGTGGATTCTCTTCTAGAGTTAGAGCTTCCTGAGGAGAATAATCCAAAACTCCACGAAAGAGAAATCGTCGCCTTATGTTCAGAGTTCCTCAGTGCAGGGACCGACACAACATCAACGGCTGTACAATGGATCATGGCAAATTTGGTGAAAAACCAAGAAACCCAAGACAAGTTATTTACTGAAATCAAATCTGTAGTCGTCGACGATGAAGAGGAAGTAAAAGAGGAAGTTCTGCCGAAGATGCCGTACTTGAAGGCAATAGCTCTGGAAGGTTTAAGGAGACACCCACCGGGACATTTTCTTTTGCCACATGCAGTGACGAAGGATTTCGTCCTAAATGGTCATGTACTGCCGAAAAATGCTACCACCAATTTCGTGGTTGCGGAGATGGGTTGGGACCCTAAAGTGTGGGACAATCCGATGGAGTTTAAGCCCGAGAGGTTCTTAAAGGACAATAAAGTGTTTGATATTACAGGGAGTCGAGAAATTAAGATGATGCCGTTTGGTGTTGGAAGAAGGATTTGTCCTGCTCGTGGATTGGCAATGCTTCATTTGGAATATTTTGTGGCTAATTTGATTTGGAATTTCAAATGGGAAGCCGTCCATGGAGATGAGATTAGTTTAGAGGAGAAGGAAGCTTTTACTGTTGTCATGAAACATCCATTAATGGCTCGAATTTCTCCTAGGTTTGTCATACATCAACCGCAGTCATAGGCCTATGGATCGAGATTAATTGTTCTCTTTTTTTTGGATGTCTAAATAAAATTTGCATTTGAATTCTGTTTTAAATTCTTCATAGATGGAGGTATCAAGTCGATCTGTGTATGGTCTTGTATAGCTCGAAATGAGATTTCTTAAATCAGTTTATAGTCCATATCCCTGTTGTAAAGAGCCTCTAGCATGGATGGTTTCTCGATGCACCAAGGCTTGTGCAGCACCAATTAACTTTGAATAAGCCTACAAGTCGGTATAATGTTATTAACCTTGCCACTCGGTCATATTTGAACAAGCCTACAAGTCGATATAACATTAATAAGGCTACAACTCTGTCAGTATTGAATAAAAGCCTACAAGAAGTTATCCAGATAATTGATGAGTTATATCGACTTTCTATAATTGTTAAgttatattaatttattttgaaAACGTTTAATGTAACTATCAAATAATATAACTATTGTTGCTTGATAAAGAAAAGTGTTTCAATTAATTTTATTTCATtcttaatttatttaattttaaatttcTATGAAAATTGATGAATTAAGAAAATCCGTGGATATCCATAATTGCCCGTTACCCGATATTGATGTGGGGACGAAAGTATTTTTTATCCATCACGAATATGGAGGCGAAAATGGAGAGTGATTATTCTAAACGGATACGGAGGTGGAGACAGTACTATCtgctccattgccatccctaaacgAGAATAAAATTCGGAACCTACAAATCGACCAACTTTGAATAAGCCGTCAAGTCGGTATGATGTTATTATGGCTACAGCTCGGTCAGATTTTTACAATCCTACAAGTGGGCATGATGTTAATAAGGCCACAACTCGGCTATATTTGAACAATCCTACAAGTAGGCAATGATGTTAATAAGGCCACAAACTCGGTCAGATTTGAACAATCCTACAAGTCGGCATCATGTTAAGAAGGCTACAACTCGATCAGATTTAAATTAGTCCACAACTCGTTATCAAGATAACATTACAAAGTACAAGTCGAGAGCGAAGTGGGTGGGAGGAAGAGAGAACTGGCCCCCACTTTAATTATTTTTTTCCTAAAAGTGCCATGTCAGCATATGTTGGTAAAGTTAACGAGTGTTAACTGCCACACCAGCTTCCCGTAACAGCAGGTAGCAACGTGTAAACCATAATAAAGTTGAGGTAGTAAAAAATACTCCCTCCGTCCATTTTTTATGTGTCTCTTCTAACATATTATTTTGTCTTAATTAATCCCTTATTAACTGATGTTTTTGGGAAATCTTTAGAGTTCATTATCCATTATA
The genomic region above belongs to Rutidosis leptorrhynchoides isolate AG116_Rl617_1_P2 unplaced genomic scaffold, CSIRO_AGI_Rlap_v1 contig630, whole genome shotgun sequence and contains:
- the LOC139884949 gene encoding cytochrome P450 89A2-like, with translation MELWFIILISISISLLLKATINLFSPSGNLLPPGPRTFPIIGTFLWLRIPPIKIKAILRSLHSKLGPIITLQIGARPTIFISDRSLVHKVLVQNGAVFADRPSATTTVKVSTCNQHNINSSSYGPTWRALRRNLTEQILHPCRVKNYSHARKWVLDILLDSFKLNLSTGEPVSVMDNFQYAMFCLLLLMCFGDKLDKKQIKEIEFIHQKNLLNFHRFNVLNFWPRLMKILMRWQEFHELNQETENVLLPLIRARKESRNSDSNDEHVSSYVDSLLELELPEENNPKLHEREIVALCSEFLSAGTDTTSTAVQWIMANLVKNQETQDKLFTEIKSVVVDDEEEVKEEVLPKMPYLKAIALEGLRRHPPGHFLLPHAVTKDFVLNGHVLPKNATTNFVVAEMGWDPKVWDNPMEFKPERFLKDNKVFDITGSREIKMMPFGVGRRICPARGLAMLHLEYFVANLIWNFKWEAVHGDEISLEEKEAFTVVMKHPLMARISPRFVIHQPQS